Genomic DNA from Leptospira venezuelensis:
ATGACTTCAATCTTTTAGTTCCGGATATGCCTGGTTTTGGGTTAAGTCCTCTTCCTAAAGTGAAATATTTGTATCAAGTCGATGTGTTTGCCGACCTTCTTTACAATTCGATCCGCAAACTCGCGTTAAACGATGTGGTCTTGGCGGGGCACTCCATGGGCTCCTTGATCGCGATGATGATCGCAATTCGTGATTCTCAGAAAGAAAAAAGGATTCAGAGATTAGTGCTACTTGCACCAGGCGGAATTCCACATCCTCAAAGAGACGAAATGAGGAAGTTGCTCTTTCCTTCTAAAACAGAAGAGATTGAAAGACTTCTTACAGCATTGTATCAGGAGAATGTTCCGGAATTGGGAAGCTTTGCTAAAAAAGCACTGCTCAGTCAATGGAATAATTTAGCTCATCAATTCTTAACAGAGAATACTCTGGACAGAGAGAAGGAAATTTTTCTAGGCAAAAAACTTTCTGCAGTTTCTCAAAAATCTCTGATTATTTCTGGGGCAGAAGATCCGATCACTGACCCTCCTATGGTGAAAAAATTACATTCTTATTTAAAGAAAAGCAAACTGGTTTGGATCTCGAACGCCAAACACGCAATTCATATGGAAAGACCAAAAGAAGTAGCCGAAAAGATCAATTCTTGGCTTTGAAGATAGATATTAGCTGCTTTCTACTACTTGAATAGGGGAGAATAAGGTTTGCTATCTAATATTATATTTTTGGAAATAAATTATTGATTATCAAAATATAATACGCCTTATTCTTATTTTCTCCTCGGAAATTTTATCCATTAAATAAAAAAGACAGACACTTAAATTAAAAAAAATGTGAAAAAAATTCACATAGCATTGATACCGAAAATTCGAATCGACCCTGATTCTTATTATATTTTATAAAATTAAAAAAAATCTTCCTCTCGTCGTCTGAGTTTTTTGAAAAACGAATATAGAAGTTAGAATCAAAAAACCGTAATATAAGGGGCCGGTTGGCAGATGAAAATGGAAAAAGTAAAAATCGCTATAGTTGAAGACAATTCCGAGTTTGCTCAGGACTGTGCAAATACTCTTTCAGTAATGGAAGAAGTAGATCAGGTAGAAGTTTTTTCTTCTACTGAAGATTTATCGCAAAATCATCAGAATAAGTATGATCTTGTATTTATGGATATCATACTTCCTGGTAAATCCGGTATCGATTATATCAAAGAAAGATCAGAGTTTGATAATGATCCAAAGTATATTATGCTTTCTACATTAGACACTGATGACGCCTTGATACAGGCAATGAAGGCAGGAGCAGTTGGATTCGTTCTTAAAAAGGATCTGAAAGACATAAAGGAAGTAGCGAGAATGGTGATGAAAGAAGGTGGAATACTTTCTCCTGGTGCTGCAGCCAAGGTAATATCTTTTTTCAGAAAACCTCCGACTAAAGAAACACATTCTTTAACTCCGCGGGAGAAGGAAATTTTGAATCATATCATAAACGGTTATAGAACCAAAGAAATAGCGCGTAACTTTGGAACTAAAGAAGGTACTGTTCGGATTCAGATCAAAAGTATTTTTAAAAAATTACAAGTGAACTCTAGGGTAGATCTAGTTCGTAAGTATTCTCGTTTTTAGAAATTCCACTAATCCAAACGGTCTAATTTTACTGTTACAATACGCATTAATTTTTGCGACATGGAAAGATTAGTTTTATAGGAGCTAGTAATAAAAACTTAGCTAATCTAAAATAATAAGGAAACTTGCTTTCATCGAGTTGTTACTAGTGTATGGTATACGACATGATGGAGATCCGAGAAACGGAATGGTCCGAAGCTCTCGCTCGTCTCGCTGTGGTAGTGTCGACTTACAAACATGTTGGAAGTACTACTGATCAAGTCTTCTTGGCTTGCGAGTCGTTATGGGCGGATTGGGACGACTTCGAGCCTACTGGGCCTGATTGGTTGCAAGGTTTCGAGGAATCCATGGACGAGGGAGAAATGCAGTATGCTGCAAATTCCTTCTCTCAAGTACGATCGCTATTAAGAGAGAAATTAGACGAAGTCAATCATACATTTGAGAATGGAGATGATTCTGCAATTGGCGGTTTGATCTTAGAATTGTCTGACGGAATATATTCTTTATTAAATGGACCAGAAGAACCAGATAAAACTGTAGAATCTATACTGATAGAAGCAGAAAAACTATTAGAAATTCTTTTAGAATCTAATGATCTCAAATTCCCTGAGGATGAAAATTTGTCTTCTATCGATTTGGAACTGATCTCTGATCGAGGAGAGAGAGAAATTTTAAGAGAATTGATCTCTGCTTTTGAATCTGCTGTAGAAGCTAAACAAAATGGAAAAGCTCTATATCTATTGATGTCTCGGATCTTTATAGTTCACTGGAGTTTTTATAGATTGAGAGTGGCTTAATTATCAATTTATAATTTTATTTATCTTTTCTTTTGGCTTCTTGCGCCAATCTGATATCTTCCCTTAAATTTTCTGCTTCCTGTTGAGAGATTCCTACTTGCTCCAACATGAATGTTTCAAATTTTTTTCTCCAAAGTTCCAAATCTTCTTCTCCTTTCAATTTTGGAATGTAAAAAGGTTCTGAAATAAAAAACTCCGCTTTCGAAAAAAGTTTAGGAACAGGTGTTCTATCCCAACTTTGTACGATCATATAACGATCATATTTGGCGTAGTAGGATAGTATAGGAAAGCCGGTCATAGACGCTAACTGAATGATGCCAGGTTTAAGGGTATAAACGGGGCCAGTGGGACCGTCTGGAGTGATCAAACTGATACTTCCTTTTTTTGCATCTTGGACCAAGGCCTTTAATGCAGCTGCGCCTCCTCTTTTGCTGGAACCTCTTTTCGGCCTCATTCCAAAATGAGAGATTACTCTTGTAGCTAATTCTCCGTCCTTGGATTGAGAAGCCATGGGGATCACTTCTAAACCATAACGTTTTACGTAAAATTTATATGTGAAATCAATAACGAACGGAATTTGATTATGCCAGAGTGCCAAAACAAACCCATGTCTTTGAAGAAGTAACTCCTCCGCTTTTTTCGGGATATGTATTTTTGTCCAACGAACAGTCGTATAAATAATTTTTAATATTGTAGTGGCGATAAAGGAAGAAATTGCGATCTTCATGATCGATTTCTTCCTTGGAAAATTGGTAATAAAAAAAGCCAGATGGAAGATAACGCAAGTCCTATACTGTCCTTGAAAACTTCAGCATCAAGATCGGGTTTAGGATTATTTAAGAAATTATAAAATCCCCAAACAAAATATCCGATGCCGATAGATTTCCCTAAACCTGCGATTAATATCCTTCTTCCTGGATCATGAAAAAAAGAATACCATTC
This window encodes:
- a CDS encoding response regulator; protein product: MEKVKIAIVEDNSEFAQDCANTLSVMEEVDQVEVFSSTEDLSQNHQNKYDLVFMDIILPGKSGIDYIKERSEFDNDPKYIMLSTLDTDDALIQAMKAGAVGFVLKKDLKDIKEVARMVMKEGGILSPGAAAKVISFFRKPPTKETHSLTPREKEILNHIINGYRTKEIARNFGTKEGTVRIQIKSIFKKLQVNSRVDLVRKYSRF
- a CDS encoding alpha/beta fold hydrolase, with the protein product MDFVYDLFLRNYTRQKIKFMEKELGFQRLQLDLGGHKIFFLKRTSAQGSNKTLFFIHGLLDSATGFRRLAPFLRNDFNLLVPDMPGFGLSPLPKVKYLYQVDVFADLLYNSIRKLALNDVVLAGHSMGSLIAMMIAIRDSQKEKRIQRLVLLAPGGIPHPQRDEMRKLLFPSKTEEIERLLTALYQENVPELGSFAKKALLSQWNNLAHQFLTENTLDREKEIFLGKKLSAVSQKSLIISGAEDPITDPPMVKKLHSYLKKSKLVWISNAKHAIHMERPKEVAEKINSWL
- a CDS encoding lysophospholipid acyltransferase family protein, whose product is MKIAISSFIATTILKIIYTTVRWTKIHIPKKAEELLLQRHGFVLALWHNQIPFVIDFTYKFYVKRYGLEVIPMASQSKDGELATRVISHFGMRPKRGSSKRGGAAALKALVQDAKKGSISLITPDGPTGPVYTLKPGIIQLASMTGFPILSYYAKYDRYMIVQSWDRTPVPKLFSKAEFFISEPFYIPKLKGEEDLELWRKKFETFMLEQVGISQQEAENLREDIRLAQEAKRKDK